A segment of the Synergistaceae bacterium genome:
CACCGAGGCGAAGAGCTGGGGCGCTGACGCCATCGCTCTGACCATGCTCTACAAGGAAATGGGACTCGTGATCAAGCAGGCGGTGGAGACGGGCTGGAAACCGCAGTTTATGGGCGGCGACGGCGTGAGCCCGAACATCTTCGAAATCGCGGGCAACGATGCCATGGAGGGAAGTTTCTGGATCCAGGCCATGAGCTTCACCGATCCCAAGGTTGTGGAACTGAACGCGGTTTACGAAAAGGAGTTTGGAAAGAAAGCCACGGAACCCACAAATCTGGTTTCCGCCTACGACATCATGACGTTCATCGGAAACGCCATCGCCGTCGCGGGCAAGGCTGAAGGCCCCGCCATCGCGAAGGCCATGGAGACCACGAAGGATTTGCAGGTGATCCATTTCAAATGGACGGTGGACCCGGAGACCCACAATCCGCTGAACAAGCCCGCCGCCATCCTGACGGGAAAGAAGGGCGACCTCGCCTTTGTGGAGTACTGGGCGCCCCAGGATAAATCGAACCAGTAAGCGCACAGAAGATTTATGGCGGATTGCGCAATCGTGTACTGAAAAAGACGCTTAACACTGGTAAGTGACGCACAAAAATTTATACAGAAAAGGGCCAACGGCTCTAAACGTCGACGGGGCCTCGAATTTTTCTGAGACCCCGTTTTTCCTTCGTATTTTCTTTTTCACGAATTTGCCCGGCAGGGGGGAGCGCCCCGTCCGCAGGTGAACGTCGTCCAATTTCGCCGATCAGCGCCGATAAATGCCGATGTCCCGAACGACTGTTTTTCCGGCGCAGGTTTTGCCGGGTTCGACGGTCAGACCGATTTTATTGAAGGCGAAGGTCACGGTGACATCCGCCCGGACGGCCTCGCCGAGAATAGCTCCGGTGTCGGCGGAGACGCCGGAGGGGATGTCCAGGGATAAAATTTTTGTCAATCCCTCGGAGCGGGAGCGGTTGATTTGCTGCACCGCGTCCAGATAAATTCCCGTCAGAGGCCGATCCCCGCCGATGCCGAAAAGGGCGTCGACGATGGTGGTGTATGCCGCCCCCTGCGTGAAAAGCGTCAGGTCGTTGTCCGCGATTTCTACCCCGTAATTTTCTGCGATGGTCCGCTGCCGGGCCGTGTCTTCGGTCATTTTTTCGATGGAGCCGACAAACAGCGCCCGCACAGGTACGCTCCGAAGCCGGAGCAGTCGGGCCGCCGCGAACCCGTCGCCGCCGTTGTTGCCAGCGCCGCACACGCAGAGAACACGGCGCAGGTCGAACTCCTGTTCGAAAAGCGCCTCCACAGCCGCCAGAGCCGCCCGTTCCATCAGCACCAGAGAGGACATCCCCATCACCTCGATGGCGTGTCGGTCAAGGGCCTTCATTTCCCCGCCTGTCACGGGTTCCGCGTCGATCGGCTGTCCTCCGAAAGATCCTTTTTGCAACTCCGGAAATTCCATGCCCGTCTCCTCCTGTTTTTACGACGCGCGTTCACCAGGCGCGGGGTTGGAAGTCCTTCGGGACGTCGATTTTCATGGTGTCTCCCGACTGTTTGATAACGAAGAAC
Coding sequences within it:
- a CDS encoding NAD(P)H-hydrate epimerase, with amino-acid sequence MEFPELQKGSFGGQPIDAEPVTGGEMKALDRHAIEVMGMSSLVLMERAALAAVEALFEQEFDLRRVLCVCGAGNNGGDGFAAARLLRLRSVPVRALFVGSIEKMTEDTARQRTIAENYGVEIADNDLTLFTQGAAYTTIVDALFGIGGDRPLTGIYLDAVQQINRSRSEGLTKILSLDIPSGVSADTGAILGEAVRADVTVTFAFNKIGLTVEPGKTCAGKTVVRDIGIYRR